The sequence below is a genomic window from Vibrio spartinae.
GGGGAAGCTACTGCATAATAAAGAGACCGGAATTTATACTTGCACTTGTTGTCAGACCCCGTTGTTTTCCTCTGCGAGTCAGTATGATTCTGGATGTGGCTGGCCAAGTTTTGATGCCCCGATCAGTGCCAATGCAGTTCGATATTTACAGGATGATAGTCATGGGATGAGCCGGATTGAAATTCGCTGCGCTGCTTGTGATAGTCATCTCGGCCATGTTTTCAATGATGGCCCGCAAACGACCGGTGAACGTTACTGTGTCAATTCGGTGTCGTTAATTTTCAACAAAAATGATCAATAGTAAGGATTTTCTGATCATTTTTGTATGATTTGTACAAAATGGCTATTTTTTAAACTCAGGCATCATAGATGAGTGATATTCTTGCTTTTCTACAGCATCAATAATCATATCGGCGACATTATCTAACGCACTGAATTTTTCATCACTGAAGCCGTACATCAGCTGTATATTTTGGGGGGATGCAATCGGTACACCGAAGTGTTTGCCGACCATTGCCCAAATGTAAGAGACTTCTTGATGGTGAAGCAGTTGATTCAAACTGGCTAAGGATTCAAAAATGCTGGTATTGAGTGAATCCGGATCAGAGAGTTCCAGTGCATGATTGAGTAGTTTGATGGTTTTTTCTCTGTCTCTGTCGATGTAAAACGTCGCCAGCGCATATTGCAGTGCCGCTGTTTCCATCTCGGGTTTGCCTTCCAACTGTAAAAATTGCCGGCGAGCTTGTGTATCACCCGCCTGACTCCATAAAAAATAGAGTGAAGAGGGGGTATTAAATTCCATAAGCTCTTTTTCCAGGCGTTCCATATTCTTCCCGGAATTGAGTAATGCA
It includes:
- the msrB gene encoding peptide-methionine (R)-S-oxide reductase MsrB, which encodes MKQVNKSESEWRQVLTDEQFRVCRQQGTEMPFSGKLLHNKETGIYTCTCCQTPLFSSASQYDSGCGWPSFDAPISANAVRYLQDDSHGMSRIEIRCAACDSHLGHVFNDGPQTTGERYCVNSVSLIFNKNDQ
- a CDS encoding DUF2989 domain-containing protein, with amino-acid sequence MQQPIKYISLAITVLLLNGCFENTRNTDKLCLDHPELLCEELNINDGQCRITRTDLIWHRFEVSKNPTDLNKITEYQLTQQYRKCLSVAAQIQPIDQAGLKRRRFNALLNSGKNMERLEKELMEFNTPSSLYFLWSQAGDTQARRQFLQLEGKPEMETAALQYALATFYIDRDREKTIKLLNHALELSDPDSLNTSIFESLASLNQLLHHQEVSYIWAMVGKHFGVPIASPQNIQLMYGFSDEKFSALDNVADMIIDAVEKQEYHSSMMPEFKK